In a single window of the Phycisphaerales bacterium genome:
- a CDS encoding DUF1697 domain-containing protein, translated as MPAARRSDLALTHVALLRGINVGGKRIVPMKALAAIFEQAGCGSVQTYIQSGNVLFTGRADLARTLAKELPRCIGREFGFEPVVVVRSRKEMADVLKANPFARPGVNAATLHVGFLAERPTAGQVASLDADRSPGDSFSVRGREIYLHTPSGMARTKLTSAYLDSTLGTTCTVRNWNTVTKLGALLGCA; from the coding sequence ATGCCCGCCGCCCGCCGAAGCGATCTCGCGCTGACTCACGTGGCCCTGCTGCGCGGCATCAACGTCGGCGGCAAGCGCATCGTGCCGATGAAGGCGCTGGCGGCAATCTTCGAACAAGCCGGCTGCGGCTCGGTGCAGACCTACATCCAGAGCGGCAACGTGCTCTTCACGGGCAGGGCCGATCTGGCGCGCACTCTGGCCAAGGAACTGCCACGCTGCATCGGCCGCGAATTCGGCTTCGAGCCCGTCGTCGTCGTGCGCTCGCGCAAAGAGATGGCCGACGTGCTCAAGGCCAATCCGTTTGCAAGGCCCGGCGTGAACGCGGCGACGCTGCACGTGGGGTTTCTCGCCGAGCGCCCAACGGCCGGGCAGGTGGCGAGCCTTGACGCCGATCGCTCGCCGGGCGATTCGTTCAGCGTTCGCGGCCGCGAGATCTACCTGCACACGCCCAGCGGCATGGCGCGAACGAAACTGACCAGCGCCTACCTCGACTCGACGCTGGGCACAACGTGCACCGTGCGCAACTGGAACACGGTGACGAAACTCGGCGCGCTGCTGGGCTGCGCCTGA